AGCCAGGCGCCAGACAATTCACGCGGATGCCGAGCGGCGCCCATTCGACAGCGACGCTCTTGCTCATGAAAATCACGCCGGCGCGGGCCGCGCAGGTGTGCGCCACCTGCGGCATGCCGCGAAAGATTGTGGCGACGATGTTGACGATCGCGCCGGGCGCGGCGCGTTCTTTCCAGCGTCGCGCCGCGGCTTGCGTCATATACCATGTGCCGTTGAGATTGAGATCGATGACGGCGTTCCAGCCTTTCACCGTGAAATCGAGCGCGTTTTGCGGATATTGCCCGCCGGCATTATTCACGAGCACGTCGAGCCTGCCGCACTGCTCGAAGACGTCGTCAAACAGCGCGTCGATCTCTTCCGGTTTGCGGATTGACATCGGCTTGCAGACCACTTCGGCGCCAAGCGCTTCCTTCACTTCCGCTGCTGTTTCCTTCAGCTTGTCCTCGCGGCGGCCACAGATCACAACTTTCGCACCGAGCCGCGCGAACAGGAACGTCATGACGCGCCCGAATCCCGTGCCGCCGCCGGAGACGAGATAGACCTGATCCTTGAGAAGATCAGGCGCATAGACGGTCGGCAGCGCTGCGAGATCCGCCGGCGCGAGGCGTTGGCGCCAGCGCGCGAGAACATCCTCGTCGATCACAGGCCCGGATAGTTCCGACATCAAATCATCCCTGCGCGGCGCTCTATCACGCGCCGCCGAAATGCGCCGCGCGCTTCTCGGCATAGGCGGCGACGCCTTCGGCAGCGTCCGCCTGCGGCATGCGCGCGCCGATCTCGTGGCCCGCCTTCAGCGCTTCGTCGAGCGGGCGATCAAGCGACAGCGCATAGAGCTCCTTCGCATAGCGCGCGGCGACGCGGCTGTTTGCGAGAATGGAGCGCGCCAGCGCGCGCGCCTCCTCCATCACGCGCGCGGCGGGAACCACACGCGACACGACACCAAGCTCATAGAGACGTCGCGCCGGCAGCGGCTCACCCGTAAGGATGATTTCCATCGCCGCGCTCCGTGGCGCCAGCCGCGCGAGGCGCTGCACGCCGCCGGCATAGGCGACAAGTCCACGCTTGATCTCCGGCAGGCCAAATGTGGCCGTCTCGCTCGCGACGATGAGATCGCAGGCGAGCGCCAATTCAAGCCCGCCGGCGACGGCGGCGCCGTTGATCGCCGCGATGAGAGGCTTGGGAAAATTACGCTCTGTGAGGCCGCAGAATCCGCGGCCGGGAACGAGGCCCTTGCCGACGCCGATGCGCGCGGCCTCCTTCAAATCCATGCCGGAGCAGAAGGCGCGCTCGCCGGCGCCGGTCACGATAACGGCGCCAATCGAATCATCTGTCTCCGCCTCGGACAACGCGGCGTCGATGGCGTAGGAGGTCGCGGCGTCGACCGCGTTGCTGACATGCGGCCGGTTGATCCGCAGGATGAGAAGCCCGTTCGCCTTCTCGATCTGCAGGCTGTCGCTCTCGTCGGCCATGTCCGCTTTCGCAGGTTGTCACGAAGCCATTTCGGTTGGCGGGGCATGCGTCGGCTGCGCGTAGCTTTCGAGAACGGGCTCCACCCGCAGCGCCGGATCAATCCTGTCGCGGCCGATGCGGCGATCGAGCTCCTGATGCCAGTGATAAATGCGCCGCTCCTGATAGTTGAGCGGCATGCCTGTGAAGCCGCTTGACTCAACCGATTTCTGGATCGCATCGGCGAATTGCAGATCCTCATCGAGAATCTTCAGGAAGTTGGAGAGGCGTACGTCCCAAACCGGCGGGCGCTCGCCTTCGCCCCAGCTTGGCGCGAACCAATGCACCTCGATCGTCATCGAGCGGATATCATCAGGCCAGAAGCAAAGGAAAGGCGCGCCGGCAGGCGCCAGCGGCGAAACGATATTGGGATAAATATTGAGCGAAAGATTGGTCTCGCCGAGATAGGGATCGGCGGTTGGAATCAACGGCAGTCCAACAATGCCCGGATCCTGCCAGCCTTTACGCTTGAACGGCGTCACCATGCGCGAATGACCCTTGTCATAGAGCGTGATGAGCGAGCCGCGATGATCGAGAAAGCGATCGACTGTGTTCTGGTGGATCGATTTGAGATGATAGACTTCGAGAAAGGCGTCGAGCAGCACTTTCACATTGCAGCCGACCTTGATCGTCGTCTTGTCAACGAGGATGAGATTCTCCGGCTGCATCTCTTTCAGCGCGGCGTAGGTTTCGCCGAGCGCGTCCGCGAGCGGTTCGGCGTTCTTGTCGAGATTGATGAAGTGCCAGTTGCCGAGATTTTCGCAACGTACCTCGATCAGCGAGCGGCAAGACATGTCGAGCTCGACGAAATCGCGCTTGTCGCGCAGGTTGATCAATTCGCCGCGCAGATTATAGGTCCAGCCGTGATATTTGCAGGAGAGGCCGCGCGCCTCGCCTGTGTCAGTGGTGACGACGGGCGCGCCGCGATGGCGGCAGGTGTTGTAGAAGCAGCGCACGCGGCCTGTCTCGTCGCGCACGAAGAAGAGCGGCTCGCCCAGACGCTCCCAACGCAGGAACGAGCCCGGTTTTGGAACCTCGTCGCCATGGATCGCATAGACCCATGAACGCTTCCACATCCCGCGCATTTCGAGCGCAAAGAAATCGGGGTCGACATAGCGACCGCCGGGAATATCAGGCATATGCGGAAACTGGTCTGGTGGAGCGGTGCGTGCGGCTTCATAAAGCGCGCCGCCCTCGATGCGCCTGATCTCCTCGACATCCATGGCGGCCTCCGCTGGGGCGTCCTGCTTATAGTGCTTCCGCAGGCTATACGCGGCCTTCAATATACACAAGCGGCGTATTTGTATGACGACCGTTCCCGGGATGACCGCTGCTTCTGGCCGCCGCGCGACGGCGGAAGTAATATGATGCTATTACAGATATTTAGGATTTGTCGGCGAAACCTGCCGCCCGGAGCGTCGGCGCAGAACATATAGGCTGGCGGCGTCGAAAAGAGCTTCTGAAGGCGTCATTCTAGGCCAAAAATTACAATTATAGATCAATATCCGTATACAAGTTTGACTTGGCCGGGTCGCGCCTTCATAGTCGCGGCAAGGAAATAGTCGAGGATGGGAAACAGCTCGGTGTCGGCCGGCGATCGGGATTCCACTTGTTCCGTCGTGATCGTCGGCGCAGGCCACGCCGCCGCGCAGGCGGCGCGCTCGTTGCGCGCCAACGGTTTCGACGGCCGGCTGATCATGGTCGGCGCTGAAGATTGGCTTCCCTATGACCGGCCGCCTCTTTCCAAAGAGCGGCTGACCCAGGACGGGCCTGTCGACCGCCTCTTGCTCAATCCCGACACTTTTTATTCCTCGCACAAGATCGAACTTGTATTGGGAAGCGCCGCGACGGCGATTGATCGCGACGCGCGTCATGTGACGCTCGCGAATGGCGAGCGCCTTTCCTACGATCGCCTGGTGCTCGCGACCGGATCGCGCGTGCGGCGCTTGCCGGATTCAATCGCAGGCGCGGAGCGGGCGCTTTATCTCAGATCTTTCGCGGAGTGCGCCGTGATCCGCGCGCGTCTGGCGAATGCGCGTCGCGTCGTGGTGATCGGAGCGGGCTATATAGGGCTCGAAGTCGCGGCGTCGATCAGAAAGACGGGCGCGGCCGTGACGGTGATCGAAGCGGCGGATCGCGCGCTGGCGAGAATCGCATCGCCACATATTTCACAGCTGTTCGAGGCCGCTCATCGCGCCTGGGGTGTGACGATCCTGACAAATGCGAAAGTGAAGGCGATCGAACCAGACGCGGTGTTGATCGAAGGCCATCCGCCGGCGCCAGCCGATCTGGTTATTGCGGGCATAGGCGGAGCGGCTGAGGATTCGCTTGCGCGCGGGGCCGGCCTGCTCTGCGATGACGGCGTGCTGGTCGATCAGCAGGGGCGCAGCAGCGATCCCGCGATTTTCGCCATCGGCGACGTAGCGAAGCCGGTGGTGAATGGCGCGCGTCTGCGGCTCGAATCCGTGTCCGCCGCCGTCGCGCAGGGCAAGGCGGTCGCCGCGGCGATCATGGGACAGCCTGCGCCAGCAGACGAGACGCCCTGGTTCTGGTCCGATCAGTTCGATCTGAAACTGCAGATCGCCGGCGTTCGCGGCGCCGACGATGTTGCTGTTGTGCGGCGACGCGAAGACGCGCCGGGCCTTGCGGTTCTGCATTGCCGCGATAACAGGCTGACCTGCATCGAGGCCGTCAACGATCCCCGCAGCTTCATGATGGCGCGCCGGATCATCGCCGATCCCGATGCGCGCATCGATCTCGATATCGCCTGCAACGGGGAAATCCCTTTCGCCGAGGCCTTTTCAGCGCAAGCGAGAACGGCGGCATGAGCAGGGTCTTCGGTCCGATCATGCAAAACGGCTACGTCGTACGCGATCTCGACAAGGCGATGAAGCATTGGACTGACACGATGGGCGTCGGGCCCTTCTTCGTCACGGCGAAGATCCCTTTCGCGGAATGCCTCTATCGCGGCGCGCCATGCGACATCGACCTCGCGGTCGCTATCTCCTTCTCAGGCGATCTCCAGATCGAACTTGTCGAACAAAAGAACAATGTGCCGTCGATCTATCGCGATCATCTCCAGCGCTTCGGCGAGGGGCTGCATCACGCCGGCGTTCTCAGCGACGACTACGCCGCCGACGTCGCGCGGCTGACGTCGCAGGGATTCTCAGCCGTGCAGCACGGGAGCGTCACGTCGGGAATGCGCTTCGCCTATTTCGATTCCGATCGCGGCTTTCCCGGCGCCATGGTGGAGCTGATTGAAGGCTCGCCCGGCATGCGGCGTTTCCTCGATCGCGTGAAAACGCAGGCGCGGGAGTGGGACGGTCGCGAGCCGGTTCGCATGCTGTGAGCGCGCGGGACAAGGGATGAAACAGGAATGCCGGTGATCATCGCAACCGACAGGGCGGGGCAGGTTCACGAGGTGAATGCTGAAACCGGCGTGTCGCTGATGGAGAATCTGAAATTCAAGGGCAGCCTCGACATCGCGGCGATCTGCGGCGGCTCCTGCGCTTGCGCCACCTGTCATGTCTATGTCGCCGAGGATTGGCTGGAGCGGTTGGAGCCCGCCGATGGATCGGAGCAGGAGCTGGTGAGCGAGTCCCTGCATCACCGGCCGCAATCGCGCTTGAGCTGCCAGATCAGGGTGTCGGATGAACTTGACGGGCTTCGGGTGACGCTCGCGCCCGAGGACTGATCGCGGGCGTACACAAAGGCAAAGTCGCGCGCCGCTTTCTTGTATACTTTGAAGCCAGAAAATTATAACGGTAGCCGACGCTGGGAACATTGACGTGCAGGACCGCCTTTCTCATCCGGCAGCGACCTCGGACGCCTCCGCAGCGCCCGGGAAGATGGCCGCGCTGGACGGGCTCAGGGTTCTCGATCTTACGCGGGTGATCGCGGGACCGCTGGCCGGCCAGACGCTGGCTGATCTCGGCGCTGACGTGATCAAGATCGAGCGTCGCGAGGGCGGCGAGGATCTCCGCTCGCTCGGGCCACCCTGGCTCAAGGACAAGCATGGCGCGGACAGCGAGGAGTCGACTTATTTTCAGGCGGCCAATCGCGGCAAGCGCTCGCTGACGCTCGATTTCTCGAAACCGCAGGGCGCCGAAATCCTGAAGCGGTTGGCGGCGAAAGCGGACGTGCTGCTGGAGAATTTTCGCACCGGCACGCTGGCGCGTTACGGCCTCGGTTATTCCGATCTTGCGGCGATCAATCCCAGACTGATCTATTGTTCAATCACGGGGTTCGGACAGGAAGGCCCTTACGCCGACCGCTCCGGCTATGATTATCTCGTGCAGGCCATGGGTGGACTGATGTCGATCAACGGACATCCCGACGGACATGCGGGCGAGGGCCCGATGCGCGTTGGCGTGCCGATCGCCGACATCTGCACCGGCAATAACGCGACGATCGCAATCCTCGCCGCGCTCTTGCATCGTGAGAAGAGCGGCGAAGGCCAGCATATCGACATAGCCCTGTTCGACTCGCAGGTCGCGATCCTGATGAATGTGCTTGCGGCCTGGTTGAATGGCGGGTCGATCCTGCCGCGCACCGGGAATGATCATCCGACCGCCGTGCCGAACGGGATTTTCCCAACGGCGGATGGCTTTATCCTGATCTCGACTTTCAACGACCGCGAATTCGCGCGCGTCGCGGAAGCGATGGGCCATCCGGAATGGGCGCGCGATCCGCGCTTCCTGCGCTCGCGCGATCGCGTCGAGCATCGCGCGGCTTTGGTTGACGCCATGTCGGATGCGCTGCGCAGCGCGGGCCGGGCCGAATGGATGGAGCGCTTCAACGCCGCCAAGATTTCCTGCGGCCCGATCAACACGATGGCTGATATCGAGAGCGATCCGCAGATCGCAGCGCGCGGCATGATCGTGTCGATGAAGCATCCCGGCAAGGGCGATGTGCGGATGGCCGGCAGCCCGTTGAAATTCTCGGCCACGCCGGTCAGTTATCGCAGGGCGCCGCCGCTCGCCGGCGAACATACCGACGAGATTCTGATGGAGCAGCTTGGCCTCGGGCAGGCTGAGGTCGAGGCGCTGCGTAGCGCCGAGATCGTGTAGCTTGGCGACATGGCGATGGACGAGCAAACTGCTGTCGGTCCGGCGCAGCAATTCCGCCGCTTTCTGGCGGAGGGGCGCTTCATGC
This sequence is a window from Terrirubrum flagellatum. Protein-coding genes within it:
- a CDS encoding SDR family oxidoreductase, with product MSELSGPVIDEDVLARWRQRLAPADLAALPTVYAPDLLKDQVYLVSGGGTGFGRVMTFLFARLGAKVVICGRREDKLKETAAEVKEALGAEVVCKPMSIRKPEEIDALFDDVFEQCGRLDVLVNNAGGQYPQNALDFTVKGWNAVIDLNLNGTWYMTQAAARRWKERAAPGAIVNIVATIFRGMPQVAHTCAARAGVIFMSKSVAVEWAPLGIRVNCLAPGSMQSEGLEVYSDTALTRFPNSNPMRRLGDAWDVAQGVVYLSAPSAKFITGEVLTIDGGGQMWGNTWPGGVPDYFNVV
- a CDS encoding enoyl-CoA hydratase-related protein, whose amino-acid sequence is MADESDSLQIEKANGLLILRINRPHVSNAVDAATSYAIDAALSEAETDDSIGAVIVTGAGERAFCSGMDLKEAARIGVGKGLVPGRGFCGLTERNFPKPLIAAINGAAVAGGLELALACDLIVASETATFGLPEIKRGLVAYAGGVQRLARLAPRSAAMEIILTGEPLPARRLYELGVVSRVVPAARVMEEARALARSILANSRVAARYAKELYALSLDRPLDEALKAGHEIGARMPQADAAEGVAAYAEKRAAHFGGA
- a CDS encoding aromatic ring-hydroxylating dioxygenase subunit alpha, yielding MDVEEIRRIEGGALYEAARTAPPDQFPHMPDIPGGRYVDPDFFALEMRGMWKRSWVYAIHGDEVPKPGSFLRWERLGEPLFFVRDETGRVRCFYNTCRHRGAPVVTTDTGEARGLSCKYHGWTYNLRGELINLRDKRDFVELDMSCRSLIEVRCENLGNWHFINLDKNAEPLADALGETYAALKEMQPENLILVDKTTIKVGCNVKVLLDAFLEVYHLKSIHQNTVDRFLDHRGSLITLYDKGHSRMVTPFKRKGWQDPGIVGLPLIPTADPYLGETNLSLNIYPNIVSPLAPAGAPFLCFWPDDIRSMTIEVHWFAPSWGEGERPPVWDVRLSNFLKILDEDLQFADAIQKSVESSGFTGMPLNYQERRIYHWHQELDRRIGRDRIDPALRVEPVLESYAQPTHAPPTEMAS
- a CDS encoding NAD(P)/FAD-dependent oxidoreductase — encoded protein: MGNSSVSAGDRDSTCSVVIVGAGHAAAQAARSLRANGFDGRLIMVGAEDWLPYDRPPLSKERLTQDGPVDRLLLNPDTFYSSHKIELVLGSAATAIDRDARHVTLANGERLSYDRLVLATGSRVRRLPDSIAGAERALYLRSFAECAVIRARLANARRVVVIGAGYIGLEVAASIRKTGAAVTVIEAADRALARIASPHISQLFEAAHRAWGVTILTNAKVKAIEPDAVLIEGHPPAPADLVIAGIGGAAEDSLARGAGLLCDDGVLVDQQGRSSDPAIFAIGDVAKPVVNGARLRLESVSAAVAQGKAVAAAIMGQPAPADETPWFWSDQFDLKLQIAGVRGADDVAVVRRREDAPGLAVLHCRDNRLTCIEAVNDPRSFMMARRIIADPDARIDLDIACNGEIPFAEAFSAQARTAA
- a CDS encoding VOC family protein, whose protein sequence is MSRVFGPIMQNGYVVRDLDKAMKHWTDTMGVGPFFVTAKIPFAECLYRGAPCDIDLAVAISFSGDLQIELVEQKNNVPSIYRDHLQRFGEGLHHAGVLSDDYAADVARLTSQGFSAVQHGSVTSGMRFAYFDSDRGFPGAMVELIEGSPGMRRFLDRVKTQAREWDGREPVRML
- a CDS encoding 2Fe-2S iron-sulfur cluster-binding protein: MPVIIATDRAGQVHEVNAETGVSLMENLKFKGSLDIAAICGGSCACATCHVYVAEDWLERLEPADGSEQELVSESLHHRPQSRLSCQIRVSDELDGLRVTLAPED
- a CDS encoding CoA transferase; translated protein: MAALDGLRVLDLTRVIAGPLAGQTLADLGADVIKIERREGGEDLRSLGPPWLKDKHGADSEESTYFQAANRGKRSLTLDFSKPQGAEILKRLAAKADVLLENFRTGTLARYGLGYSDLAAINPRLIYCSITGFGQEGPYADRSGYDYLVQAMGGLMSINGHPDGHAGEGPMRVGVPIADICTGNNATIAILAALLHREKSGEGQHIDIALFDSQVAILMNVLAAWLNGGSILPRTGNDHPTAVPNGIFPTADGFILISTFNDREFARVAEAMGHPEWARDPRFLRSRDRVEHRAALVDAMSDALRSAGRAEWMERFNAAKISCGPINTMADIESDPQIAARGMIVSMKHPGKGDVRMAGSPLKFSATPVSYRRAPPLAGEHTDEILMEQLGLGQAEVEALRSAEIV